The sequence below is a genomic window from Denitratisoma sp. DHT3.
TCAGAACGCCCGTGCTTCCTTGACGACAAAGCTTTTCCGCCGGGCAGACCCAAGGGAAAGCGGCACGCGGCGAAGCCGCAACGCATCGGTGCCGCCACGAAGCCCCCCCAACACCCGAGCGCAGCGAGCCGACTCGAACCCCCCGGAGGGGGCGAAGGGGGGCGAGCCTTCTCACTCGTCGATCACCGCCGAGGTGTAGACCTCCTGCACGTCGTCCAGGGACTCCAGGGCGTCGAGCAGCTTCTGCATCTTCATGGCGTCGTCGCCGCCGATCACGGATTCGTTGAGCGGCTTTTGCACCACCTCGGCGAATTCGGCCTTGAAGCCGGCGGCCTCCAGGCCCTCCAGCACCGTCGCCAGATCGTTGGGCGGCGTGATCACTTCGATCGAGCCATCGTCGTTGGTCACCACGTCCTCGGCGCCGGCCTCGATCGCGGCGTCCATCAGCCTGGCCTCGTCGGTGCCGGGCGCGAAGATCATCTGCCCGCAGTGCTTGAACTGGAATGCCACCGAACCCTCGGCGCCCATGTTGCCGCCGTTCTTGTTGAAGGCGTGGCGCACGTCGGCGACGGTGCGGGTCTTGTTGTCGGTCAGGCAATCCACCATCACCGCGGCGCCGCCGATGCCGTAGCCCTCGTAGCGCACTTCCTCGTAGACGACGCCTTCGAGCTGGCCGGTGCCGCGCTTGATGGCGTTGTCGATGTTGTCCTTGGGCAGGCTCTGGCCCTTGGCCTTCTCGATCGCCAGGCGCAGGCGCGGGTTGGTGCTGGCATCGCCCCCGCCCATCTTGGCGGCGACGGTGATTTCCTTGATCAGCTTGGTGAAGATCTTGCCCCGCTTGGCGTCCTGGCGACCCTTGCGGTGCTGGATGTTGGCCCATTTGGAGTGTCCGGCCATGAGTGAGTCCTTTGTTGGTAAGAGGGCTAGAATCGGGACGAATTTTACACGCCCCCACTGCCGCCATGACCGCTTCCCCGCCCCCCTTGTCCGTCGCCCGCCACGGCGACGGCGACCTTTGCCTGCTGCCCGCCCTGGCCAATCGCCATGGCCTGATCACCGGCGCCACCGGCACCGGCAAGACGGTGACCCTGCAACGGCTGGCCGAGCAGTTTTCCTCGATCGGCGTGCCGGTGTTCATGGCCGACGTGAAAGGCGATCTGTCGGGGCTGGGCGCCGCCGGCGCGGCCGGCGAAAAGCTCAAGGCGCGGCTCGATCAGTTGGGGCTGGCGGACTGGCGGCCGCACGCCAATCCGGTGGCGTTCTGGGACATCCACGGCGCCGCCGGACATCCGGTGCGGGCCACCATCTCGGACATGGGGCCGCTGCTGCTGGCACGGCTGCTGAACCTGAACGAGACCCAGGCCGGCGTGCTGCAACTGGTGTTCAGGATCGCCGACGACCAGGGCCTGCTGTTGCTGGACCTGAAGGACTTGCGGGCGATGGCGCAGCACGTGGGCGAGCACGCCGCCGAGTTCAAGACCGAATACGGCAACGTCTCCGCCGCCTCGATCGGCGCCATCCAGCGCGGGCTGCTCGGTCTCGAGGAGCAGGGCGGCGACCGGTTCTTCGGCGAGCCGATGCTGGACATGGCCGACCTGATGCAGACCGACGCGGAAGGCCGGGGCGTGATCAACATCCTGGCCGGCGAGCAGCTGATGAACTCGCCCCGCCTCTACGCCACCTTCCTGCTCTGGCTGCTGGCCGAGCTCTTCGAGCAACTGCCGGAGGCGGGCGATCTGGAGAGGCCCAAGCTGGTGTTCTTCTTCGACGAGGCCCACCTGCTGTTCAACGAGGCGCCGCCGGCCTTGCTGGAGAAGGTCGAGCAGGTGGTGCGCCTGATCCGTTCCAAGGGCGTCGGCATCTATTTCGTCACCCAGAATCCGCTCGACGTACCCGATTCCGTGCTCGGCCAGTTGGGCAACCGGGTGCAGCACGCATTGCGCGCGTTCACGCCGCGCGACCAGAAGGCGGTGAAGTCCGCCGCCGAGACCCTGCGCGCGAATCCGAAGCTGGATGCGGCACAGGCGATCACCGAACTGGGGGTGGGCGAGGCCCTGGTCTCGTTTCTCGACGCCAAAGGCACGCCCAGCGTCGTCGAGCGCGCCCTAGTGCTGCCGCCGGCCTCCCGCATCGGCCCGCTGACGGCCGCGGAGCGCGACGCCCTGATCAAGGCATCCGTGCTGTATGGCCATTACGAGCGGGCGATGGACCGCGAGTCGGCCTACGAACGGCTGCGGGGCGCCGGGTCGGGGACGGCGAATGCGCCGGCAAGTGCGCCGACAAGTGCGCCGCATTCG
It includes:
- a CDS encoding YebC/PmpR family DNA-binding transcriptional regulator, producing the protein MAGHSKWANIQHRKGRQDAKRGKIFTKLIKEITVAAKMGGGDASTNPRLRLAIEKAKGQSLPKDNIDNAIKRGTGQLEGVVYEEVRYEGYGIGGAAVMVDCLTDNKTRTVADVRHAFNKNGGNMGAEGSVAFQFKHCGQMIFAPGTDEARLMDAAIEAGAEDVVTNDDGSIEVITPPNDLATVLEGLEAAGFKAEFAEVVQKPLNESVIGGDDAMKMQKLLDALESLDDVQEVYTSAVIDE
- a CDS encoding helicase HerA-like domain-containing protein: MTASPPPLSVARHGDGDLCLLPALANRHGLITGATGTGKTVTLQRLAEQFSSIGVPVFMADVKGDLSGLGAAGAAGEKLKARLDQLGLADWRPHANPVAFWDIHGAAGHPVRATISDMGPLLLARLLNLNETQAGVLQLVFRIADDQGLLLLDLKDLRAMAQHVGEHAAEFKTEYGNVSAASIGAIQRGLLGLEEQGGDRFFGEPMLDMADLMQTDAEGRGVINILAGEQLMNSPRLYATFLLWLLAELFEQLPEAGDLERPKLVFFFDEAHLLFNEAPPALLEKVEQVVRLIRSKGVGIYFVTQNPLDVPDSVLGQLGNRVQHALRAFTPRDQKAVKSAAETLRANPKLDAAQAITELGVGEALVSFLDAKGTPSVVERALVLPPASRIGPLTAAERDALIKASVLYGHYERAMDRESAYERLRGAGSGTANAPASAPTSAPHSPGTGSPAGGGFGTILGDLLGGGGAKGGGRGGGRGDSILESAAKSAARAIGSQMGREIIRGVLGSILGGRRR